One Chelonoidis abingdonii isolate Lonesome George chromosome 17, CheloAbing_2.0, whole genome shotgun sequence DNA segment encodes these proteins:
- the LOC116838845 gene encoding cystatin-POGU1 — MPSSGAGVSLAALCLLLLAGPGLRGERLVGGLQEVPISDPGVQAAVRFAVEAYNQASNSLHYCRAEQVLRARSQVVAGMKYYLTVQLVTTQCRKSGAGLGNRDISTCPLPPASEQRKLICEFQVWSRPWLNQTQLLSQNCSVSDS; from the exons ATGCCGAGCTCCGGGGCGGGTGTGTCGCTGGCTGCGCTGTGCTTGCTGCTCCTGGCGGGGCCGGGCCTGCGCGGGGAGCGCCTGGTcggggggctgcaggaggtgccGATCTCGGATCCCGGGGTGCAGGCGGCCGTGCGGTTCGCGGTGGAGGCTTATAACCAGGCCAGCAACAGCCTGCACTACTGCCGGGCAGAGCAGGTGCTGCGGGCCCGCAGCCAG GTGGTGGCCGGCATGAAATACTACCTGACTGTACAGCTGGTGACAACACAGTGCCGGAAAAGTGGGGCAGGCCTTGGAAACAGGGACATCAGCACATGCCCCTTGCCGCCAGCATCAGAGCAACGG AAACTGATCTGTGAGTTCCAGGTCTGGTCTCGTCCCTGGCTTAACCAGACACAGTTATTATCTCAGAACTGCTCTGTGTCTGACTCCTGA